In one window of Nocardiopsis aegyptia DNA:
- a CDS encoding YbaB/EbfC family nucleoid-associated protein, with protein sequence MASATEEAVSKDRAISAKINAEGEIVELKFHTTAYKSMPPAELSAAVLDVVRRARDRMQDRVMAAYTPFAPEGIDMEAARAGGFDPAKMLADLGLDKLDFTDPSRFGR encoded by the coding sequence CTGGCATCGGCAACCGAAGAGGCCGTCTCCAAGGACCGGGCGATCAGCGCGAAGATCAACGCTGAGGGCGAGATCGTGGAGTTGAAGTTCCACACCACCGCCTACAAGTCCATGCCGCCGGCGGAGTTGTCCGCGGCGGTCCTGGACGTCGTCAGGCGGGCCCGGGACCGCATGCAGGACCGGGTGATGGCGGCGTACACACCCTTCGCCCCCGAGGGCATCGACATGGAGGCCGCGCGGGCGGGTGGGTTCGACCCCGCCAAGATGCTGGCCGACCTCGGTCTGGACAAGCTCGACTTCACCGACCCGAGCCGCTTCGGCCGCTGA